The genome window CGATTTCCAAGGAAGAATGGAACGCGATTTCCGATCCAAAAAGTCCTTTTTTAGAATACGATTTTTTACGATCCCTCGAAGTTTCCGGCTGCATCGGATCAACCACGGCCTGGGTACCGAAATACTGCGTCCTTTGGAAAGAAGGGCGATTTTCCGCGGCGATCCCATTCTTCCTCAAATACGATTCCTACGGAGAATACATCTTCGATTTTCAGTGGGCGCAATTCTTCGCACAATCCGGACTCAAGTATTATCCGAAAGGTCTGGTAGCGGTTCCGTTCACACCCGCGACCGGAAAAAGAATTCTTCATGAAGAAGGTCTCGGCTTAAAGGAAGTCTGCGCGCATCTGATCCCCGCCTTACTTCGATTCGGAGAAGAAGAAGGACTTTCCGGAATCAATTTTTTATTTCTGGAAAAGGAAGAATCCGAAGCGCTCGCCGAATACGGGTTTGCAACAAGACTTTCTCACCAGTATCATTGGATCAACGGGGATTACTCGAGTTTCGAGGATTATCTCACGGCGATGAAATCTAAAAAGAGAATGCAGATCAAACGGGAAAGAGAGATCGTAAAAAGTTACGGACTCGAAATTCGAGTACTGGAAGGAAACCAAATCCAAAGATCGGACATCGACGCGATCTGGAGTTTTTATTCCGACACTCATTCGCGGAAATGGGGTTCGGCTTATTTAAACCGAAAATTTTTCGATTCCGCATTCGAAACGTTTTTGGATCGGATCGTTCTGGTTTTAGCTTTCAAAGAAGGGAAGGCAGTAGCGGGAACATTCAATCTTCGTAAAGGAGATTTTCTCTACGGCAGATATTGGGGCTGCACCGAATATTATTCCCATCTTCATTTCGAATGTTGTTTTTATCGATTGATAGACTATGCGATCCGGGAAAAGATCCGGGTCTTCGAAGCGGGAGCTCAGGGAGAACATAAATTTCTGCGCGGATTTCCGGCGGTTCCGACCTATAGTTCGCATCGGATTTTTCATCCTCGGGCCCGAAATGCGATTGAACGTTTCTTAAAAGAAGAAACACTGCACATGCAGGAAATGATCCACGAAACCAACGAACATTCTCCCTTAAAAGAAGTTCAAACGAATGTGTCTCTTTTGAACGACGCATCGGCCGATCCGTCCGAACGCGCATCCGTTCGGGAGAATTTCGAACCATGAGCGATATATTTCGATTCGACACAGAGGAACAAACCCTCACCAAAGAAAAGGTCAAACTAAAAAAACCTTCCAAATACAGAGTCATCATACTCAACGACGATTTTACTCCTATGGAGTTCGTCGTATGGATCCTGCAAGTGGTCTTTCACAGAAGCCGGGCGGAAAGTCAGCAGATCATGCTGAAAGCTCATATCACGGGAAAAGCGTTATGCGGCGTTTACTCGCACGACGTGGCAAGAACCAAAGTCATACAAGTTCAACAAATCGCGGAACAACACGGATATCCGCTCCACTGTACGATGGAAGTGGAGGAAGGAGAGGAGGAATCATGATTCTCACGGAAGAAATGGAACGCACTTTAAAAAAGGCTTGGGAAGAAGCCAAAAAAAGAAGAAATGAATTTATTACGCTCGAACATATCCTTCTCGCATTGACGTTCGATTCGGTCGGCAAGGAAGTTTTGGAAGCCTGTGGAGCCGACCTCGAGCGTCTTCGAAAGGATTTGATCGGTTATCTGGAAAGCGAACTGGAAGCCTTCCCCGAATCTTCCGGCGACGTGGACCCGATTTATACGATCGGTGTGCAACACGTTTTACAGCTCGCCGAGTTTCACGTTCAATCCACAAGAAACAAAAAGATGGATGCGGGCGACGTTCTCGCCGCCTTGTTCCGCGAAGATCAATCCAACGCTGTATATTTTTTAGGAACCCAGGATATTACCCGACTCGACATCGTACGTTATATCTCTCACGGAATACGGAAGGATTCCAAAAACAGGGAAAAGGAAATGATCGGCGAGGACGGTGAAAAGATCTCCGATCCGCTCCAAGCGTTCTGTGTGGATCTGACCGCAAAAGCACGGGAAGGAAAACTCGATCCTATGGTGGGACGAGAAGACGAACTCGATCGTACCATTCACATTCTATGCAGAAGAAGAAAAAACAATCCGATCTTTGTGGGCGAGGCCGGGGTCGGAAAAACTTCCATTGTGGAAGGACTTGCACAAAGAGTAGTGGACGGAAAGGTTCCGGAACCGTTGAAGAACTTGAAAGTATATTCGCTCGATATGGGACTTCTTCTTGCGGGAACCAAGTTTCGGGGAGAATTCGAGGAACGTCTGAAAAACGTCGTCACGCAGATTACGGCTCAGGAAGATCATGTTCTCTTCATCGACGAGATTCATACGATTATCGGAGCGGGCGCCGTTTCGGGCGGTTCGCTGGACGCGTCCAACCTGCTCAAACCGGCTCTTTCCAGCGGAGAACTCCGTTGCATCGGAACGACTACCTATAAAGAGTTCAAAACTATATTCGAAAAAGATCATGCGCTTTCCAGAAGATTCCAAAAGGTAGAAGTCGGCGAACCGTCCATTTCGGAGACGGTGGAAATTCTCAAAGGGCTTTTAGAAAAATACGAAAGTTTTCATAAGGTAAAGTATTCCGCTTCCGCGGTGGAACAAGCGGCCGAGTTATCGGCCCGTTACATTCTGGATCGTAAACTTCCCGATAAGGCAATCGATCTTTTGGACGAAGCGGGTGCGCGCGTTCGACTCCGAGAAGGCGGTAAGAAAACGGTAACGGTCCGCGAAATCGAGGATCTCGTTTCTAAAATCGCAAAGGTTCCTTCGGTTACCGTCAAAGCGGACGACCGCGAGAAACTCAAAAACCTCGACGAAGAATTAAAGGCGAAAATTTACGGGCAAGACGCAGCGATCGATCAATTGGTTCAATCGATTCGATTGTCTCGAAGCGGACTTGCGGAACCGGGAAAACCTGTCGGTTCATTTCTGTTCGCGGGACCAACGGGCGTCGGTAAAACGGAGCTGACTCGAAAGCTTGCGGAGATCCTCGGCGTGGAACTCGTTCGTTTTGATATGAGCGAGTATATGGAAAAACACACCGTATCGCGTTTGATCGGTTCTCCTCCGGGTTACGTCGGTTTCGAACAAGGAGGACAATTGACCGATGCGATTTATAGAAATCCGCATTGTGTGCTTCTTCTCGACGAGATCGAAAAGGCGCACGAGGATATCTACAACATTCTTCTGCAGATCATGGATCACGCGACTCTCACGGATAACAACGGAAGAAAATCAGATTTCCGTCAGGTGATTCTTGTGATGACGACGAACACGGGCGCGCGGGAACGTTCCACGAATCCGGTCGGTTTTGGAAACGACGTTTTGGAAGATAGAAGTATGAAGGCGATCGAGAAACAATTTTCTCCCGAGTTCAGAAACCGTCTGACCGCGGTCATAGAATTCTCCGCTTTGAATCAGGAAAATGTAACCAAAGTAGTTGCAAAACAGCTTGCCCTTTTGCAGGAACGTCTGAATTCTAAACAAATCGAATTGGAGTTTCAGGAAGACGTACTCGTCTACATCGCCGACCAAGCTTATACTCCGGAGTTTGGCGCAAGACCCGTTCAGAGATGGCTCGATACGCATATCTCCAAACGGATTTCCGAAGAGATTCTTTTCGGAGCGCTCAAGTCGGGCGGAAAGGCGAAACTGATCGCCGGTAAGGATGGAATTGAAATGGAATTCTCCACCGGTAAAAAATCCTAAACAACAACCGATCGAATTAGGGTCCGATGAAACAAATAACTATCCGTATCGTTCTGATACTTTTCCTCTTTTCCTGCAAAGAGGTTCCTCTTACCATCGAAGGAAAAAGTATTTCCACGGATTTACTCGTAACTCCTTCGCATCAAAAAAAACACACCGACTATTTCAGCGAAAGTAAGAATCTTATGATCGCGACCGATTCTCCCGAAGCGACCCAAGCGGGGATCGAAGTGGGCAAGTTAGGCGGAAACGTCGTGGATGTGGTCGTCGCAACTTCTTTTGCGATTTCCGTGACGAGACCGCACTCGACCGGACTCGGAGGGGGAGGTTTTCTGGTTCTTTACTTAAAGGAATTCAGGGAGCCGATCGCGTTCGATTTTCGAGAAAGAGCTCCTAACGCGGCTTCCAGGAATATGTATAAAAGAAAACCGAAAGAGGATTCCCTACTCGGGTTTCGTGCCGTTGGTGTTCCGGGTAACGTGGCCGGTTTGGTTCGTATTCATAAACGGTTTGGAAAACTTCCCCTGAAAACGGTGGTTGCACCGGCGATTCGTCTTGCACAAGAAGGGTTTCGCGTGTATCCCGATCTGAATTCCGCGATTCAAAAGTCCTCGAAAGATATGGACGAAGAAATGAAAGGGATTTTTCTTCCCGGAGGTAAGGTTCCCGAGGTAGGAAATCTTCTCGTTCAAAAAGACTTAGCCGGTTCCTTAAAGATGATCGCCGAATCTGGAGAAAACGAATTCTACCGCGGTAAGATTGCGAACGCACTTACGACCGCGATGAAAAAGAACGGAGGTTTGCTTACTTCTCAGGATTTGGCCGGCTTTCAAGTTCTTGAAAAGAAAACGCTGCAAACGAAATACCGCGGTTATACGATTTATACGATGCCCCCGCCTTCCTCGGGAGTTCATCTTTTGACGATGCTGTCGATGGTGGAAACGAAACCTCTCCAAGAAATGTATGAGAAGGACCCCGTTTCTTATTATCATTTTATGACGGAGGTGATGCGAAGAGGTTACGCGGATCGTGCGATTCTCGGAGGGGATCCTGCGTTTACGAAAATTCCTTTGGATCGGCTTCTTTCCAAAAAATACGCGGAAGAGAAGATCGCCGATTTCGATCAACAACGAGCTTCGAGCAGCTCCTCCTTTTTAAAGACGCTCAACTTCGGAGTCGAATCTCCACAAACAACGCATATCTCCGTGATGGATAAGGACGGGAATTCCGTATCGACCACACAATCGATTAACTTTCGATTCGGCGCATCGGTCGTGATTCCCGGAACGGGGATCGTTCTCAACGATACGATGGACGACTTCAGTCGCGCTCCGGGGGAACCGAACGTTTACGGACTGATCGGTGCGGAGGCGAATTCCATTCTGCCTAAAAAAACTCCTCTCAGCAGTATGTCTCCTACGATCGTGTTTCGAGGAAAAGAACCTTTTCTCGCAACGGGCGCGCCGGGAGGTTCTTATATCGTAAACGCGGTTTTACAGTCTCTCGTTTATAACCTCGACTTTCATTTGACCTTATACGAATCCGTCGCACGCGGAAGAGTGCATCATCAATTCTTTCCCGATGCGGTCTTTATTGAAAAATCCGTGAACGAAAGAAACGTATTCGACGGTCTTTCCGCAAGAAAACACGACATCCGAATCGCTCCGAACTTTGCGAAGCTATTCTCTGTCAAAAGGGAGAACGGAACGCTCTACGGAGCTTCCGATCCACGTGGAGAAGGAGCCACAGGCGGACTTTGAAAACAAAAGAGCTGACACAGTCGCAGATCGAAGAAGTTTCGCTTGAAATTCTTTTAAGACATGCGGTCAAAGCGAAACACGGTTTGGAAAAGGAAAGTATGCGGGTCAATCCCGACGGGACTCTCGCGAGAACGCCTCATCCGGCACATCTCGGTTCCAGTCTTACCAATCATTATATCAAGACCGATTTCGCGGAACCGCAGCTCGAATACGCGACGCATCCTCGCCCTAAGATCGAAGCGAACATTAGAGAATTACAAGATTTGCATATATATACGATCCGCAAACTCGACAACGAACTCATCTGGCCTTTCAGCATGCCCCCCGTTTTGCCCGAAGACGAAAACGAGATTCCTTTGGGCCAATACGGAACCTCGGCTTCCGGAAGATGGAAGACCATCTATCGTCACGGACTCGGTCTGCGCTACGGAAGAAGAATGCAGACGATCTCCGGTGTGCATTATAACTTCTCGTTCTCGAACGTTTTTTTGAGACAGTTCTTGGGAAAAGAAGTCTCGAACTTCACAAAGGAAGAAATTTCTTCCCTGTATCTGCACGTGATCCGAAACTTCATGAGAAGGGTTCACTATTTAACGTATTTGACCGGATCGTCCGCCGTGTTCGATTCCACTTTTTTGCCGAACCCCGGAGATTTGAAGTTCGAAAAACATAAGAATTTTACGATGTATTCTCCGTATGCGACGTCCCTTCGGATGAGCGAGATCGGTTATACGAGCAAGATTCAGGACACATTAGGAATTCATTATAATTCTTTGAGCGAATACGTGGATCGTATGTGTTACGCGGTGCATACTCCGTATCCTGGTTACGTTCCGTTTTCCGAAAACAAGGACGCGCAGCTCAATCCGAATTATCTTCAGATTGAAAACGAGTTTTATTCACCGGTTCGACCGAAGCAGGTTCCGAAAGGCGACGAACGTCCGTTAGACGCTTTGCTCGATCGGGGAATCGAATACATCGAAATCCGTTCTTTGGATATCGATCCGTATTCTCCCGTGGGAGTTTGCCGTTTGAATCTCGCCTTTACGCAACTCATTCTTTTGGATTCTCTTTTGAGTCCGTCTCCTTCGATTTCGACCGAAGAAAACGCGATTCTTAAGGAGAATTTGAATTCGGTGATTTGGGAAGGAAGAAACCCGAATCTCCAAGTTGTGGTCGACGGAAAAAGAAAAAATTTCCAGACTATCGGCGCCGAGTATTCGGAATCCCTCCGGCATTACGCGAAGATTTTGGATCTTCATACGGGGAAAAGCACGTATCAGGATTCGATCGACTTTCAAATCAAAAAATGGAAAAATCCGGACAAGACACCTTCGGGAAAACTACTTGCAGAAATTCTAAAGCGCGATATCGAATTCAGAGATAAGGGGATGGAGCTTGCGAGAGAAAACAGAAGGGCTTTGTCCTATTTGGAATATTCTCCGGGAACCTTGACGAAAATGGAAAAAGAGGCGGTTCGTTCTTTCCAAGAAAAGGAACAGTTGGAAAGGGAAGAATCCCAAACCCATTATCCGACCGTTAAACTATGCAATCATTGAAATTAAAGTCGGGTGAATTTCTTTCCCCGGAGATTTATACGTTGGAAGGATTTTCCGATCTGGAAATTTCCACGCAGATCGTGATTCGGGACGCTTTGAATCGCGGTTTGGAAGTGGAAGTCCTCGATCGTAAAAATCATTTTTTACGGCTCAAAGATTCGAACGGTCTTGTTCAATACGTGAAGGAAGCTTCCAAAACCGCTTTGGACTCCTACATGTCTTTTCTCGTGATGGAAAACAAAACGATTTCAAAAATCGTACTATTAGAATCCGGTTTGGAAGTTCCCGCGGGTGATAGTTTTGCGGAAGCCGATTCCGCTCTTGTCTTTTGGCGGAAGAATTCGAACCGTAAAATGGTGGTCAAACCGGTAACTACCAATTTCGGAATCGGAATCACCATACTGGCTCCTCGCGCCTCCGAAGAGGACGTGAAGAAGGCGATTAAAATCGCATTCAATCATTCCGAATCGATCATCGTGGAAGAATTTGCGGAAGGAAACGAATATCGTTTTCTTGTGGTCGGAAACGAAACGGTCGCGGTTTGCAATCGGATTCCGGCTAACGTGATCGGGGACGGAAAACATACGATCGAACAACTCGTCTCGATTAAGAACGAGGACAAACGCAGAGGAGTGGGGCACGTTACACCTCTTGAAAAAATTCAGTTAGGCGAGACGGAACTGGATGTACTGCAACAATTCGGCTTTATGAAGGAAAGTATTCCTTCTAAGGATCAAAAAGTATTTTTAAGAAAAAATTCGAACATCAGCACGGGCGGAGATTCCATCGACGTAAGCGATCTCGCTCATCCTTATTACAAGGATCTTGCCGTGAAAGCCGCCGCTTCCGTGGGAGCTAAGATCTGCGGTGTGGATATTATCTTAAAGGATTTAGAAACAAAAGGGGAGTATCGGATTCTTGAGTTGAACTTCAACCCCGTTTTATACATTCACAATTATCCGTATGAAGGTAAAAACAGGGACGTGGGAAATAAGATTTTGGATCTTCTCGGTTTTTAAGAAGCCTTTTTGAGCTGAACGTATTTCACGATATCTCTCGATTCGTACATTCTGTGGTCCCCGTCCACAAGAAAAGGAACCTGACTTAAACCGCCGAGACGAATCACTTCCTCGCGGCCGGGGGTTCCCCGGCTCGCTTCCACGAGTTCATAGTCCTTGCCCGCGACGAGACCCATCTTCTGGAATTCGCCTCTCACATAAGCGCAGTAAGGACAAGATTGAAAGTGGTAGAGCTTCATCATGCGCTCACAATACCCACTTTCTTCTGAAGATCGCCCGTTTTTGCCATTTCGACTACGATGTCGTGCCCGCCGATGAATTCTCCGTTGATGTAGAGCTGGGGAATTGTGGGCCAGTTCGCGTAGTCCTTGATTCCTTGACGCATGGTTTCGTCGGAAAGAACGTTGAACGATCCGAATTGAATCCCCAGACTTTTTAATACGTTAGACACACCGGCGGAAAATCCGCACATCGGGGCTTCGGGGGTTCCTTTCATAAACAGAAAGACTTTGTTCGCTCCCACAAGACCTTCTATCTTTTGTTTTACTTCTTCGTTCATTCTTGTATCCTCGTTTCCAGTGCAAGCGCGTGCACTTCCTGCTTTAGTTCTTCTTTAAGAGTTTCATAGACCATTCTATGCTGCTCCAAAATGGATTTACCTTCGAATCCTTTGTAAATCACAACTGCCTTGATATGTACTCCGTCCCGATACGGATCCAAGATCGTGACCTTGGAATCGGGAAGACCGGATTCTATCTTATTTTTGATTTCATCGATTGTCATCGTTCTTTCTTTAGACTCGAATCAAAACCTTTGTCGTTCCGATCCAATCCTGGTTTTAGAATTTTGAATCCCTTTTTTGTTACAATCCGAAATTTAGTCGTGATCGCTTGTTTCCAGAGTAATTGCGTGCAACCCGCGATCGATCCAGGGTTTTAAAATCGAATAGACCATTCTATGTTGTTCCACTTTGGTTTTCTGTGCGAACTCGCTCGTGATCAAAAAAATCCGAATGTGTGTTCCTTCCGGTTTATTTTCGGGATTTCCGGCGTGACCCGAGTGTTCCGCGCTAAAATCCTCCACTTCCAAGCGGATCGGATGGAAGGCGGCGATGAGCGCGGATTCGATTTCTTCGGAGACTTTCATCGTAACGTGCGGATCAGTTTCTGATCCCGATTCCTTTTTTCAAAAGATACACGGAAAGAAGATAAAGGGCAAGCGTAGCGACCGTTATCATCGAAAGCGCGAACCAAGGTTCGATATCGCTGATTCCTAAAAAGCCGTATCGGAATGCGTTTACCATATACAAAATCGGATTGAGTTTGGAAACGTTTTGCCAGAACGGAGGAAGCATCTGGATCGAATAGAAAACCCCGCCAAGATACGTCAGCGGAGTAAGAATAAACGTAGGAATGATCGTAACGTCGTCGAACTTCTTCGCATACAACGCGTTTAAAAATCCGCCCAGGGAAAAAAGAAGGGAACTCAAAACCACGGTTGCAATCAACATCGGAAAGTGAAAGACTTCCAGCTCGGTAAAAAAAAGAGAAATCGCGATCACTAGAATTCCCACCAAAATACCGCGGATCACGCCACCAATCGTATAACCCAAAACGATGAGAGAAGGCGGAGTCGGAGAAACCAAAAGTTCCTCGATGTTTCTCTGAAACTTCGCCCCGAAAAACGAAGATACGACGTTGTTATACGAATTGATGATTACGGACATCATCACAAGTCCCGGAACGATGAATTGAATGTAGGTATGATCGCCTATGTTTCCGATCTGCGAGCCGACCAACTTTCCGAAGATGATAAAGTAAAGAGTGATCGTGATTCCGGGAGGAATCAGCGTCTGGACCCAAATGCGGAGGATTCGGACGGTTTCCTTGTTTACGATCGTTTTGAACGCGTTGTATTTTTCTAAGAAGTTCATCCTTTTTTCTCCACAAGTTTGAGAAAGAGTTCTTCCAATCGGTTCGACTTGTTTCTCATGCTGCTGATCTTGATTCTGTTCCGTTCGAGAAGCTGGAACAAATCGTTTAACGAAGCGTCTCCGTAGATCGAAGCTTCTAGAGTCGTGTCGTCGATCTGTTTGAGTTCCACTCCGGGAACCGGTTTGTGAGAATTTAGATGACCCGTAAAATCCAGGATAAACGTTTCATGATCGAGTTTTTGCAGAAGATCCTTCATCGAAGTGTTCTCCACGATTTTTCCCTGGTCGATGATCGCGATGTTTCTGCACAGACTCTCCGCTTCTTCCAAATAGTGAGTCGTGAGAATGACGGTGATTCCCGAAGCGTTCAGCTTTTGCAGAAATTCCCAGAGAGATCTCCGGAGTTCTATATCGACGCCTGCGGTAGGTTCATCCAAGATCAGAATCTTCGGATTGTGAATGAGCGCTCTTGCGATCATCAGCCTTCGTTTCATACCGCCGGAAAGACGACCGGCTGCTTCGTTTCTTTTTTCGTAGAGTCCGAGCTGTTGTAAATATTCCCCGGCGCGTTCCGCGGCGAGTTTGCGGTCCATTCCGTAATAACCGCCCTGGTTCATTACGATCTGTTCCACCTTTTCAAAGATGTTGAAGTTGAATTCCTGCGGAACGATTCCGATATACGATTTCGCTTTAGCAAGATCCGTATCGATGTCCGCGTCCAGGATTTTGACGCTGCCGGAGGTTTTGTTCACAAGCGAGCTGAGAATTCCGATCGTCGTCGACTTTCCCGCACCGTTCGGACCGAGAAGTGCGAAAAAATCCCCGTTCTCCACGTTTAGACTGATTCCTTTGAGGGCTTGTACTCCGCCCGTATAGGTTTTGACTAAGTTCTCAATTTGCAGGGCAAATTTCATAAAGTTTGAATGTTCCCACCGTTTTTATGTTTGTAAAAGTTCGTTCGCTTTTCTTGCCGCGTTCCGCGCGATTTCGGGTAACGCGGGATGTATGTAGATCATTTTCAAAAGATCGTCGAGTGTGCCGCCCATCGTCATCAAAAGAATAAAAAGATGAATTACGTTCGAAGCCTCGTCTCCGATCGCGTGCGCTCCGAGAACCTTTCTCGTTTTTTTCTCCACAAGGATTTTGATAAAGCCGCTGTCGGAAAGCCGCGCCATCCCGGTCGCGCTCGAACTGTACGGATTTTTCGCGGCGATAAAATCGATTCCTTCTTTTTTGAGCTGCTCTTCGGTTTTGCCGACTTTTGCGACCTGAGGATGCGTAAAGACCGCGTGAGGAACGGGGGGAAACTCGATCGGGGACCGTTTCTTTTCCTGATACAAGGTTCTAAATAGAAATTCTCCCTCGAAGTTCACCGAATGTCTGTAAAAGTGTTTTCCTGTGATGTCTCCGAGCGCATAAACTCCGGTCGCGGTCGTTTCCAAATATTCGTTTACTTGAATATAGCCGTTTGCGTCGGTTTGAATGTTCGTATTCCCCAAATCCAGAAGGTCTGTGTTCGGACGGATTCCGGTCGCAACCAGAAGGGCTTCCGCCGCGAGTTGAATCGGTTTTCCGTGTGCAAGAACTTCCAGGTGGAACATATTTTTATTATATTCCACTTTTTGAACGTTGCTGTGGAGAAGAACTCTCTGTTCTTTCGAAAAGACGCGTTCGAATTCGTCGACTACGTCACCGTCTTCGTTTCCCAGCATTCGATTGCGGACGAGAAATGTGACGTCGCTTCCGAATGCGGAATACGCGAAACCCAGCTCCAACGCGATAAAGCCACCTCCGATCACGATCATGGATTTCGGAAGGTCGGTTCTGCGAAGCGCTTCGCGGCTTGTCATATACGGAGTTCCTTCCAAACCGGGAATATTCGGAATGATCGGTCTGGCACCGGAAGCGATAAAAATTCTCTCCGCAGTAAGTTGTTCTCCGTTTACGGTCACGACCTTATCGGAAAGAAACGTTGCGGTTCCTTGAATGTACGTGATGTTCGGATTCTTTTCATACGCGGGAAGAATGGAAGCCGATTCGTCGTCGACGGTTTTAGAAATCCGTTCCACGAGAGTTTTAAAATCCACTTGCGGTTTGCCCGGAAACGTGATCTGAAACTTCTCCGAATTTTTAGTCAAAGAAAGAATTTCGGCGGGATAGATGAGCATCTTGGAAGGAATACATCCCCGGTTCAAACAAGTTCCGCCCGGACTTTCCTTTTCGATCACGGCCACCTTGTAACCGATCTTA of Leptospira sanjuanensis contains these proteins:
- a CDS encoding GNAT family N-acetyltransferase translates to MSSPSQTDIRVEFIDSIVSISKEEWNAISDPKSPFLEYDFLRSLEVSGCIGSTTAWVPKYCVLWKEGRFSAAIPFFLKYDSYGEYIFDFQWAQFFAQSGLKYYPKGLVAVPFTPATGKRILHEEGLGLKEVCAHLIPALLRFGEEEGLSGINFLFLEKEESEALAEYGFATRLSHQYHWINGDYSSFEDYLTAMKSKKRMQIKREREIVKSYGLEIRVLEGNQIQRSDIDAIWSFYSDTHSRKWGSAYLNRKFFDSAFETFLDRIVLVLAFKEGKAVAGTFNLRKGDFLYGRYWGCTEYYSHLHFECCFYRLIDYAIREKIRVFEAGAQGEHKFLRGFPAVPTYSSHRIFHPRARNAIERFLKEETLHMQEMIHETNEHSPLKEVQTNVSLLNDASADPSERASVRENFEP
- the clpS gene encoding ATP-dependent Clp protease adapter ClpS; protein product: MSDIFRFDTEEQTLTKEKVKLKKPSKYRVIILNDDFTPMEFVVWILQVVFHRSRAESQQIMLKAHITGKALCGVYSHDVARTKVIQVQQIAEQHGYPLHCTMEVEEGEEES
- the clpA gene encoding ATP-dependent Clp protease ATP-binding subunit ClpA — encoded protein: MILTEEMERTLKKAWEEAKKRRNEFITLEHILLALTFDSVGKEVLEACGADLERLRKDLIGYLESELEAFPESSGDVDPIYTIGVQHVLQLAEFHVQSTRNKKMDAGDVLAALFREDQSNAVYFLGTQDITRLDIVRYISHGIRKDSKNREKEMIGEDGEKISDPLQAFCVDLTAKAREGKLDPMVGREDELDRTIHILCRRRKNNPIFVGEAGVGKTSIVEGLAQRVVDGKVPEPLKNLKVYSLDMGLLLAGTKFRGEFEERLKNVVTQITAQEDHVLFIDEIHTIIGAGAVSGGSLDASNLLKPALSSGELRCIGTTTYKEFKTIFEKDHALSRRFQKVEVGEPSISETVEILKGLLEKYESFHKVKYSASAVEQAAELSARYILDRKLPDKAIDLLDEAGARVRLREGGKKTVTVREIEDLVSKIAKVPSVTVKADDREKLKNLDEELKAKIYGQDAAIDQLVQSIRLSRSGLAEPGKPVGSFLFAGPTGVGKTELTRKLAEILGVELVRFDMSEYMEKHTVSRLIGSPPGYVGFEQGGQLTDAIYRNPHCVLLLDEIEKAHEDIYNILLQIMDHATLTDNNGRKSDFRQVILVMTTNTGARERSTNPVGFGNDVLEDRSMKAIEKQFSPEFRNRLTAVIEFSALNQENVTKVVAKQLALLQERLNSKQIELEFQEDVLVYIADQAYTPEFGARPVQRWLDTHISKRISEEILFGALKSGGKAKLIAGKDGIEMEFSTGKKS
- the ggt gene encoding gamma-glutamyltransferase, with the translated sequence MKQITIRIVLILFLFSCKEVPLTIEGKSISTDLLVTPSHQKKHTDYFSESKNLMIATDSPEATQAGIEVGKLGGNVVDVVVATSFAISVTRPHSTGLGGGGFLVLYLKEFREPIAFDFRERAPNAASRNMYKRKPKEDSLLGFRAVGVPGNVAGLVRIHKRFGKLPLKTVVAPAIRLAQEGFRVYPDLNSAIQKSSKDMDEEMKGIFLPGGKVPEVGNLLVQKDLAGSLKMIAESGENEFYRGKIANALTTAMKKNGGLLTSQDLAGFQVLEKKTLQTKYRGYTIYTMPPPSSGVHLLTMLSMVETKPLQEMYEKDPVSYYHFMTEVMRRGYADRAILGGDPAFTKIPLDRLLSKKYAEEKIADFDQQRASSSSSFLKTLNFGVESPQTTHISVMDKDGNSVSTTQSINFRFGASVVIPGTGIVLNDTMDDFSRAPGEPNVYGLIGAEANSILPKKTPLSSMSPTIVFRGKEPFLATGAPGGSYIVNAVLQSLVYNLDFHLTLYESVARGRVHHQFFPDAVFIEKSVNERNVFDGLSARKHDIRIAPNFAKLFSVKRENGTLYGASDPRGEGATGGL
- the gshA gene encoding glutamate--cysteine ligase — translated: MKTKELTQSQIEEVSLEILLRHAVKAKHGLEKESMRVNPDGTLARTPHPAHLGSSLTNHYIKTDFAEPQLEYATHPRPKIEANIRELQDLHIYTIRKLDNELIWPFSMPPVLPEDENEIPLGQYGTSASGRWKTIYRHGLGLRYGRRMQTISGVHYNFSFSNVFLRQFLGKEVSNFTKEEISSLYLHVIRNFMRRVHYLTYLTGSSAVFDSTFLPNPGDLKFEKHKNFTMYSPYATSLRMSEIGYTSKIQDTLGIHYNSLSEYVDRMCYAVHTPYPGYVPFSENKDAQLNPNYLQIENEFYSPVRPKQVPKGDERPLDALLDRGIEYIEIRSLDIDPYSPVGVCRLNLAFTQLILLDSLLSPSPSISTEENAILKENLNSVIWEGRNPNLQVVVDGKRKNFQTIGAEYSESLRHYAKILDLHTGKSTYQDSIDFQIKKWKNPDKTPSGKLLAEILKRDIEFRDKGMELARENRRALSYLEYSPGTLTKMEKEAVRSFQEKEQLEREESQTHYPTVKLCNH
- the gshAB gene encoding bifunctional glutamate--cysteine ligase GshA/glutathione synthetase GshB, producing MQSLKLKSGEFLSPEIYTLEGFSDLEISTQIVIRDALNRGLEVEVLDRKNHFLRLKDSNGLVQYVKEASKTALDSYMSFLVMENKTISKIVLLESGLEVPAGDSFAEADSALVFWRKNSNRKMVVKPVTTNFGIGITILAPRASEEDVKKAIKIAFNHSESIIVEEFAEGNEYRFLVVGNETVAVCNRIPANVIGDGKHTIEQLVSIKNEDKRRGVGHVTPLEKIQLGETELDVLQQFGFMKESIPSKDQKVFLRKNSNISTGGDSIDVSDLAHPYYKDLAVKAAASVGAKICGVDIILKDLETKGEYRILELNFNPVLYIHNYPYEGKNRDVGNKILDLLGF
- a CDS encoding glutathione S-transferase N-terminal domain-containing protein encodes the protein MKLYHFQSCPYCAYVRGEFQKMGLVAGKDYELVEASRGTPGREEVIRLGGLSQVPFLVDGDHRMYESRDIVKYVQLKKAS
- the grxD gene encoding Grx4 family monothiol glutaredoxin — encoded protein: MNEEVKQKIEGLVGANKVFLFMKGTPEAPMCGFSAGVSNVLKSLGIQFGSFNVLSDETMRQGIKDYANWPTIPQLYINGEFIGGHDIVVEMAKTGDLQKKVGIVSA
- a CDS encoding BolA/IbaG family iron-sulfur metabolism protein, translated to MTIDEIKNKIESGLPDSKVTILDPYRDGVHIKAVVIYKGFEGKSILEQHRMVYETLKEELKQEVHALALETRIQE
- a CDS encoding BolA family protein, whose amino-acid sequence is MKVSEEIESALIAAFHPIRLEVEDFSAEHSGHAGNPENKPEGTHIRIFLITSEFAQKTKVEQHRMVYSILKPWIDRGLHAITLETSDHD